The genomic stretch TTTAGCAACCATTCTTTTAAAAAATTACTGATAATAAGTGTAAAATGATTCAGGTAATAACTAATCACTAATTTTGCACACAATTTAAAAGATGCAACTTTGAGTTTTAATCCATACAAAACAGACCTTCCGATAGTGGAAGTCATCGACGAGGTAAAAAATCATTTATCAAAAAACAATACACTGGTGGTAAGTGCATCAACCGGTGCCGGTAAAAGTACTTTGCTCCCACTAGCATTATTGGATGAAGACTGGCTGAAAGGACAGAAAATAATCATGCTCGAGCCGCGACGTTTAGCTGCCCGAACCATTGCCATGCGACTTGCCGAACTACTGGGTGAAAAGGTTGGCGAGCGTGTGGGATACCGCATCCGTTTTGAGAACTGTATTGGAAAAACCACACAACTGGAAGTTGTTACCGAAGGAATACTTACCCGAATGTTGCAAACCGACAATGCCCTTGAAGGTATTGGATTGGTCATTTTTGATGAGTTTCACGAGCGGAGTCTTTTTGCCGATGTGGCTCTGGCTTTGTCGCGTGAAGCCCAGCAGGTTTTACGTCCCGATTTGCGCTTACTAATTATGTCGGCCACACTGAACATGCCGCAGCTAACACAACTTTTAAACGCTCCGTTTGTGGTAAGCGAAGGCCGTCAATATCCGGTTGAAATTTTCTACGAAGGCGAAAACGACCTGCAACTATTACCCGAATTAACAAGCCGTGTGGTAAACAAAGCGGTAAAAGAACAGAAAGGTGATATCCTGGTATTTCTTCCAGGAGAAGCGGAAATAAAAGCTTGCGAAAAAATTTTGCGAAACACACAAAACGGGATTTCAATTCATCCGCTTTACGGACAACTTTCGCCGCAAAAACAATACGCAGCCATTATGCCGCACCGCGAAGGACGGCGTAAAATTATTCTGGCCACCTCAATTGCCGAAACCAGTTTAACCATTGAAGGCATTTCGGTTGTGGTGGATACTGGCTTTGCGCGAACCATGAAATTTAATCCCAACACGGGTCTATCACGTTTGGAAACCATCGACATTACATTGGATTCTGCCGATCAAAGAGCCGGACGTGCAGGAAGACTGGGTCCCGGAGTGTGTTACCGTATGTGGACCAAAGCCACGCAACACCGGCTCGAAAAACACCGGACTCCTGAAATCGAAGAGGCTGATCTGGCATCGCTTGCTCTGGAAATGGCAAAATGGGGAGTGGACGATATTAATAGTCTTACCTGGCTAACTCCACCACCCAAAGGCCATGTTGAACAAGCCAAAGAACTGTTGCAACAAATAGAAGCCCTCGAAGACGGCAAGATCACCGAACATGGAAAAGCCATTCATAAACTCCCCTGCCACCCGCGACTGGCACATATGTTACTTTTGGCCGATGAAGAAGATTTAACTGCTTTGGCCTGCGATGTGGCCGCACTGCTCGATGAACGCGACCCGCTTGGTAAAGAATCGGGAATTGATATTAACCTGCGCATTGAAGCTTTACGCCGTTTCAGAAAAGGAACACTAAAAAACAAACGATTAAAACGGATTGCCAAAACAGCTGAACAGTACCGCCGCATGCTGAATGTAGAAGAAGACAATTCAGCAGTAGATTGTTTTGAAACAGGCTTGCTACTTGCCTTTGCCTATCCCGAACGAATTGCACATGCTACACCCGGAAACAATGCCCAGTTTAAACTGGCCAACGGAAACATTGCGGCTGCCGGTCATCAGGATGACTTGGCGCATGAACCCTGGCTGGCCATCGCAAGTTTGAATGCGCGCGATGGTGTTGGGCGAATTTTTCTGGCATCGCCCATTAATCCTAAAGATCTGGCTCCGATGGTAAAATCGGTTGAATCAATTTACTGGGATACAAAACGCGGAGGATTTACTGCTCAAACAGAACTGCGTATTGGAAATATTGTGCTGCAAAGTAAACCACTAACAAACTTCGACGAGAGCCAAAAAATAAAAGCAATTTCGGATGCACTAAAAAAAGAAGGTGCCTGGTTGCTCGATTTCAACAAAGAAGTTGAACAATGGCAAAACAGAGTAAACAGTTTGCGCATTTGGGATAAGGAAAATAAGTGGCCCAATGTAAGTACCGATCATTTATTAGCGACAAATGCAGAGTGGTTATCGCCCTACCTGAGTACGATTCGAAAACCGGAAGACCTGAAAAAAATCGATTTGAAAACCGTACTTCAACATCACCTGAATTACGAATTACAGAACAAACTGGACAAATTGGCACCCGAACGAATGGAAGTTCCCAGCGGATCGAATATAAAACTCAACTATCAGGCAAATGGTGAGCCACCTGTTTTAGCTGTTCGTTTGCAAGAAGTTTTTGGGCTATTGGAAACACCAACAGTAAATCGGGGGAATGTAAAAGTTCTGGTGCATTTGCTTTCGCCCGGTTTTAAAGCCGTTCAAATTACGGGCGATTTAAACAGCTTTTGGACCAATGCATATTTCGACGTTAAAAAGGAAATGAAAGCACGTTACCCCAAACACCACTGGCCCGATAATCCGCTTGAGGCAGAACCATTGAGGGGAGTTAAGCGAAAAACAAAAGATTAGAGTTGTCGCTTAATTGAGAGGTTGACTTGAAGTCACACTCTCACTAACGCCGCCGATACGTATCCTGCGTTACAGCATTCAGAAAAACTTCCGATTTTACATGTTCAAATTCCAAAGGCGCTTCCAATTCGCCAAATAAAGGATAGCCGCCACCCAATAAAATGGGGATAGTAGTTAGAATCATCTCATCAATCAGGTCTTCCTTTAAAAAACTTTGTATTAGAGTCCCTCCATCGATATACAATTGAATAAAGCCTTTTGTATGAATTTTGTCTACAATTTCAGAAAGAGCCCCATTAACCAATTCCACTTTTCCCTTGTACTCTTCCGGCAACGTTTTAAGTGAATTACTCACCACAAAAACTGGTTTGGTATAAGGCCATGGAATCTCAAAACCACAAACAACATCAAAAGTTTTGCGCCCCATTACAAGTGCGTCAATCTGCTCGGTAAAAGCATTGTACCCCATATCCAAACCATCGGGATTTGGAACAGAATGCAGCCAATCTATTCCTCCGTTTTTATCGGCAATGTAGCCGTCTATACTTTTGGCTATAAATACGTAGTTTTTGCTGGTCATTCTTTTTCTGTTATAAAATCACACCTTTCAAAAGGCAAATTAATCAATTTTTTAAAATCCGATAATCACTTTTGTATCCATCGATTTTACAGGATTGGACGAATTAAACTGCGTGTCGTAAATATTCTTAAGTCCCACATCTGTTCTGATATTTTTATACTTTGCACGTAATCCCCCGCCAATTTCAGTTTGAAAGAACAAAGGATTCATCTGCATCAACGGATCATACACCTGAGCTGTTTTATTGAACGACGGAGCGGCATATTGTCCATAAATATAGGCACTCAACCAGTCGGTAATTTCATATTCCAGCGAAGAATTAAAACTAAACCGGTAATTGGTTTGAAAGGCACTTAAAACGGTATTCTGCTTTAACAATCCCATGCCAAGTTGAAACGAAAGTTTGTTGGTTGGCCGATAGATAAAACGATTGTTATAATGTTGATATGCCCCAAGATTATCAAACGTTGTTTCTGTTTTACTTTGTTCAAATGTTAATCCCTTAAACAGTGTATTTTCAGTTTCAGGAGTTTTAAATTGATACCGGTTTATAATTGCATCGCCCGCAACAGGTAAAAAATTTTGATTAAAAATATCCGGTTCAAAGTCGGGTAAAAAAAGTGAAGGTGCCAGTTCGTTTTCAATAAAAGCTGGCTGAACCATCAGCTTTGTAGTATCTTCCGACTGGGAAAAACTTTTATACGCCAAAAAAAGAAAAATAACAACTAGCAGATGTACAGGAAGTTTTTTAATCATCACAATTTTCAGGAAATAATTGATTTTCCAAATGTACAATTAACATAAATAGACAATTGTTAAAATCCAATAATAAATGTGAACGAAAATTCCGTTTTCAAAATAGTTGGTATTTAACTTTGTTGAACCTGCATTTCGTGCCATTTAAACTACAATACTTCTTATTCATTTCTCAATTCAACGGAAAATTAGTTAATTAGCTATTCTTATTGAAAACAGTCATGAAAAAACAGAATTGCCTGATTTATTGCAATTGCGGAGCCGGTATTATTCCCAACGAAAAGCAAAACTCACTTGCAGAATCGTTTAAAGAATTAAACATCGATGTATTCGAACTTCATGATATTTGTGCCTTCTCGCTTAACGAAAAAGAAGTTCTTCATAATTTTGAAAAGCAATACGACAAAAAGTTTATTGTAGCCTGTTATCCACGGGCCATTCAAAATATATTTAAACAAAATAAAATTACACTCGCCAATTACGAGGTGTTAAACTTCAGAGAATTATCAACTGAAACCATTGTTGAAAACGTGCAGGAAAAGATTACAGAAGATACTTCAGACTCAAATTATGAAGTACTAAAAAGTAGTCTTGATGTTCCGGCATGGTACCCGATAATTGACGAATCGCGATGCACCTTGTGCGGACAATGTGCCCGTTTTTGTGTTTTTGGAGTATACAAATACAACAAAAAAAGCCTGGAGGTTGTTAATCCTTTGTCGTGTAAAAACAATTGCCCGGCATGTGGACGAACCTGCCCTGCGTCAGCCATTATTTTTCCAAGGTTACCCGAGAACTCAGTACTCTCGGGAGCTGAACCGGGGAGTAAAGCAGAGTCTGCGAAACCTGAAAAAAAAGAAGGCTTGTTTGTTTTGTTAAATGAACGAAACAATGCGCGGAGAAACATTTTCAAACAGGGTGTGATGCAGCAGGCTGAGGCAGAAAAACTGAAAGCAATTGAAGAGTTTAAAAAAGGATTAGAAAAGAAATAGATGCTCAAACAGCTCCTCATAAAAACCGATAAAAAATGTTTGTACAAATTTGTGTACAACCTTGGTATTAAAGGTGCCATTGGCCTTACCCGTTTTAAAAAACGACTAAAAAAAGGCGAATTTTTCCCTGCATTTCATTTTATATCGGTTACCGACGACTGCAACCTGAATTGCCAGGGATGCTGGGTTACCGGGAAAACCAAAAATGCCCGGATGGAACCGGAAATGCTGGATAAAATAATTACACAGTCGAAAGAAAAAGGCTCGTATTTTTTTGGGATTCTGGGTGGCGAGCCACTGATGTACAAACCACTTTTTGAAGTTTTCAGAAAACATTCGGATTGTTATTTCCAGCTTTTTACAAACGGTACATTACTAAGCCCGAGCGTTGCCGCCGAACTTCGCACTCTGGCAAATGTTACGCCACTTATTAGTTTCGAAGGCGATATGGAAGTGGCTGATGTACGTCGCGGTGGAAATAATGTATACGAAAAAGCACAACAGGCAATCGACAATTCAACACAGGCAGGTTTGGTAACCGGAGTTGCCATGAGTGTTTGTAAATCGAACCTGGAGCTGGCCTTTTCGGAAGAGTTTATTAACTCGCTGATCAAAAGAGGAGTGCTGTATTTATGGTACTACATTTACCGCCCTGTGGGAAAAGATGCCACAATTGAATTGGCGCTCTCGAAAGAGGAAATTGAACAACTGCGTAGTTTTTTAGTTGAAGCGCGCACAAAATACAACATTGTAATTGTTGATGCTTACTGGGATCAAAACGGCAAAGGCCTTTGTCCGGCTGCCTCGGGTTTAAGTCATCACATTAATGCTTCGGGCGATATTGAGCCCTGCCCGGTCATTCAGTTTGCGGCCAACAATGTTGCTGACGGCGATTTGACAACGATTTATAAAAACTCAAAATTTTTGGCCGACTTTAAAGCCGAAATTCCGCTAAAAACAACGGGTTGTGTGGTTATGGACGATCCGCAGTGGATTGTAAACCACGTAAACAAACACGGCGCCAAAGACTCATCAGGACGGGGAAACGAAGCTGAACGTTTAAAGGCCATGCCAAAGGTACCAAGCCACGGATCGGCAAAAGAAATTCGGGAAAAAAGCTGGATGTACAGATTTGCAAAAAAGAACGCCTTTTTTGGGTTAGGCGCATACGGATAAACTATGATTAAGTCGAAGCGAATATTAAAAGTTCCTCAGGAATCGTTTTTACGAAACAAACTTCGTAAAGAAACACGTCTGCTGGCGGGAAGTGCAAAATTGCTGCCTCCTGTTTCTTTTGAGGTATTGGAACAAATGGCAGACGACTTACTGAAACGCCTCAACATTTCGGAGGAATACATCGATTTTACCATCGTTTTACTGGGTAACGAATCGTGGCGAAAAACAGTGGAGGCAACGCCGTTTAACCGTCGTTTGTTGTTGTTGCCGCAGTGTTTAAAAGACAATTCGAGTTGTAAAGGCGTGTTCGACGAACTGGGGCTAAATTGTGCAGGTTGCAAAGCCTGCCCCATTGATGATATTTTACTGAAAGCCGAAGAACTTGGCTATGCCACTTTGGTAGCCGAAGGAACAACAGTTGCCATTGGGCTGGTTGAAGAAGGATCGATTGATGCTGTGATTGGAGTAAGTTGTATGCCCGTTTTGCAACGCTCGTTCGAACCGGTTTCGAATGCTGCTGTGCCTGTAATTGGCCTGCCGCTGATGTACGATGGTTGCGAGAATACCAAAATAGATATAAAATGGTTGTTGGATGAAGTAAAGGATTTTAATCCAAACCCGGTTTTTCAGCCCATTTCCACTTCCGGATTAAAGTCGAAAATTGAGGATTTTTTCACCAACGGAACCATTGAGAAATACTTCACCGGCGATGGTGTTACTGAAAAAGTAGCCAAAGAATTTATGCAGATTGGAGGCCAGCGAATTCGTCCGCTGCTTGCAGCTTTGGCTTACCAGGCCTATTCCAACACCGAAAAGGATGAAATTCTTTATCCGCTTTCGCTGATTATCGAGTGTTTTCACAAAGCCTCCTTAATCCACGACGATATTGAAGACAATGCCGATCTTCGTTACAACACCGAAACTGCTCATAAAAAATATGGCATTCCGCAAGCTATAAACGCCGGCGATTATTTAATCGGGAAAGGGTACAAACTCTTATCTGAACTTCCGGTAAAAGGAAATTTAATGGTAAAAGGATTACAGCAAATATCGGAATCGCATGTAAAACTTACACAAGGACAAGGTGCCGACATTCAGTTTCATTCGGGACGGAACAAACCGAACATTAACGAAACCTTGCAGATATTTAAACACAAAACCGGCGAAGCCATAAAAGTGGCCCTTTTGCTTGGGGCAATTCTTGGTGAGGCAGAAGAATCGGAGCTTCAAATTTTAAAACACTTTTCTGACCTGTTTGGAATTTCGTACCAAATACGCGACGACCTGAATGAATTCAGAGAAGAAAATCAGAATGAAAAGATTGCAGATTTCCCGTTTTTAACTGCCATGCTCAACGGTCAGGCAACTGAAGAAACGTTTCGTTCCGTTTCCAATTTCAGAAAGCAAATTCTGACACACAATTTGCATACACAAGCCGAGGCTATTCTGGACAAGCATGTGCAACAATGTTATGCCGAGTTGGACAAACTGAAAAATGCAAAACTGCGCTTAAGTTTGTACGGAATTTTGGGTAAAATTTTTAAACCAATTGGCACGAATGAGTAAAGGGGAAAACATCCCTGTATATCGCCGCCTGGTTCAAACGACACGCGTCGGTTTTTTAGCTTTGGATACTTCCGTTCAAAACGAAATTGTTGAATTTATAAAAAGCCGGCAGCACACAAGTGGTGGTTTTACTGACCGTGCCGGCAATCCTGACCTGTATTATTCGCTTTTTGGACTTTGGCTGAGTTTGGGCACCAAACAAAATGAAGCTCTTGATAAACTGAAAAAGTTTGCTGCATTATCGCCCGAAGCAACAAGCAAAAGTCCGGTGGAAGATTTAGCGCGACTTTTAATTCAATCGGAGCTGGAACCAGGCACAAAAAAACAATCCGTTTTTCAGTTGTATAAAACTGTTTTCAAGAAAGGACGCCTGATCGAATTATCCTACCAGTTTTTTCTTTTATCGCTCGTAGTTGACGCCACCGGAAAAAATAAAAGCTTGTATTATTTTTTAGCGCGTATCTGGTTGTTTTTTTACAAACCCAAAGGAAATATCCCTTGCAGTTTGGCAGCTGCACTTGTTTACGCCCGAAAAATAGTTGGCTTAAGAATAGCGGATGAACAAACCGATTTGCTGAAATATTCAAAACAAAGTGGTGGATTCAGAGCTTTTGAATCGGTTGATACCAGCGACTCATTATCAACCGGGGTGGCTTTATTTGTATTAAAAGAATGCGCTTACGATTTGCGTATAATCGCCCCCGGCTGTTTGGACTTTATCCAGGAGAATTACGAAACGGGAGCATTTTTATCGGGCGACGGCGATGTAACAAAAGATTTGGAATACACTTTTTATGGTTTGCTGGCATTGGGAAGCGTATTAAATAGTTGTTAGTTGTTGGGTATTGGATATTGATTATTAAATGTTGGATATTTGACTTTAGTTGGTTGTTGTTTGTTTATGAAAAAGAAACTTGAAATACGATTTAAGGAGCTTAGCAAAATTCTGTTGAATGAACTCAAGGATGAAGGTTTCTGGACCGGCCAATTGTCGTCGAGTGCATTGGGAGTGTCGGTGGCAGTAGCCGCGCTTTATTTTTATGATGCAAACGAAAACCAAGCCGAAGTAAGTAAAGGATTTACCTGGCTGAAAAACAACATCAACGCAGATGGAAGTTTTGGCGACACTCCTGAAAGTCCCGGGAATATTTCTACTTCGCTTTTGGTTTATGCCGCTTTAAATCTTTATTCCGACCAGGATAAATCACTAAAAGAGCTTCAAACAAACATTGCAGATTACCTTCAAAAGAACGGAATTGATATCAATTCGGATCAGGTTGCCAAAACCATTCTGGCACACTACAAAACAGATTATACATTTTCGGTGCCTATTTTAACCATGTCGGCACTTTGTGGAATTCCTGCCAAAAACGGATTTAAGAAAATACCCCAGTTGCCTTTTGAGTTGGCCTTATTGCCTCAGAAATTTTATCGCTTGCTAAATTTAAGCGTTGTCAGCTATGCCATTCCGGCGCTAATTGCTGTTGGAATTGTAATCTTCAAAAAGAAAAAATCGGGAAAATTTGCCAAATGGATTCGGAAGGGAGCGGAACGAAAAACCTTAAAAATATTACAAAAGTCGATGCCTCAAAGCGGGGGTTTTTTAGAAGCCATTCCGTTGACTGCATTTGTGGCTTTGAGCCTGATTAATGCCGGCTACAAAGACTTGGACGTGGTAAAAAAAGGAATTCAATTTTTAAAACAAACGCAGCGCGATGACGGTGGCTGGCCCATCGATGTTGACCTTTCAACCTGGGTAACTACCTTGAGTATAAAAGCGCTGGGCCCAAGAAAGGACACGGTTTTAAACATCGAACAAAAAAATGCGCTGACAAAGCATTTGAAAACCATTCAGAATAAAAGTGTGCACCCTTTTAACGGCACTTCGCCCGGAGGTTGGGGCTGGACAAATTATTCGGGTTCGGTACCCGATGCCGACGATACGCCGGGAGCCATTCTGGCCTTACTGGAACTTCAGGCGCCGAATGAAATTAAGGATGAAGTACTGGACGGTGCAAACTGGCTGATAAAATTGCAAAACACAGATGGTGGATTTCCTACCTTTTCGAAAGGTTGGGGCAAGCTGCCATTCGACCAAAGTTGTTCCGATTTAACCGGACATTGTTTTCTGGCACTGGCAAAAGTGTTGGACACATTTAATGCGGATCTCTCATTGCCACAGCAAAAGAAACTCAATCGATCGCTTTTAAAGGCAGCTGCTTTTCTGCAAAAACAGCAAAAAGATAATGGTTCGTGGCTTCCACTCTGGTTTGGGAATCAACACACAAGCACGCATGAAAACCCGGTTTACGGCACAGCACGTGTACTTACTTATTTAAATGATTCTCTCCCCTGTCTCTCGTTCAATTCAGAATTAAAAGTAACCATAAAAACACAAATCAGTAAGGGCGAAAATTTCCTGATTGATGTACAAAACAGAGATGGCAGCTGGGGAGGCGACAAAAACATTCCGGGTACAATCGAAGAAACCGCGCTCTCTGTTTCAGCACTTTCAAATAAAAACTTTGAAGAC from uncultured Draconibacterium sp. encodes the following:
- a CDS encoding prenyltransferase/squalene oxidase repeat-containing protein encodes the protein MKKKLEIRFKELSKILLNELKDEGFWTGQLSSSALGVSVAVAALYFYDANENQAEVSKGFTWLKNNINADGSFGDTPESPGNISTSLLVYAALNLYSDQDKSLKELQTNIADYLQKNGIDINSDQVAKTILAHYKTDYTFSVPILTMSALCGIPAKNGFKKIPQLPFELALLPQKFYRLLNLSVVSYAIPALIAVGIVIFKKKKSGKFAKWIRKGAERKTLKILQKSMPQSGGFLEAIPLTAFVALSLINAGYKDLDVVKKGIQFLKQTQRDDGGWPIDVDLSTWVTTLSIKALGPRKDTVLNIEQKNALTKHLKTIQNKSVHPFNGTSPGGWGWTNYSGSVPDADDTPGAILALLELQAPNEIKDEVLDGANWLIKLQNTDGGFPTFSKGWGKLPFDQSCSDLTGHCFLALAKVLDTFNADLSLPQQKKLNRSLLKAAAFLQKQQKDNGSWLPLWFGNQHTSTHENPVYGTARVLTYLNDSLPCLSFNSELKVTIKTQISKGENFLIDVQNRDGSWGGDKNIPGTIEETALSVSALSNKNFEDACKRGLNWLDQSYQTSGLKAAPIGLYFASLWYDEKMYPLTAYLEAVTRSLKS
- the hrpB gene encoding ATP-dependent helicase HrpB, translated to MSFNPYKTDLPIVEVIDEVKNHLSKNNTLVVSASTGAGKSTLLPLALLDEDWLKGQKIIMLEPRRLAARTIAMRLAELLGEKVGERVGYRIRFENCIGKTTQLEVVTEGILTRMLQTDNALEGIGLVIFDEFHERSLFADVALALSREAQQVLRPDLRLLIMSATLNMPQLTQLLNAPFVVSEGRQYPVEIFYEGENDLQLLPELTSRVVNKAVKEQKGDILVFLPGEAEIKACEKILRNTQNGISIHPLYGQLSPQKQYAAIMPHREGRRKIILATSIAETSLTIEGISVVVDTGFARTMKFNPNTGLSRLETIDITLDSADQRAGRAGRLGPGVCYRMWTKATQHRLEKHRTPEIEEADLASLALEMAKWGVDDINSLTWLTPPPKGHVEQAKELLQQIEALEDGKITEHGKAIHKLPCHPRLAHMLLLADEEDLTALACDVAALLDERDPLGKESGIDINLRIEALRRFRKGTLKNKRLKRIAKTAEQYRRMLNVEEDNSAVDCFETGLLLAFAYPERIAHATPGNNAQFKLANGNIAAAGHQDDLAHEPWLAIASLNARDGVGRIFLASPINPKDLAPMVKSVESIYWDTKRGGFTAQTELRIGNIVLQSKPLTNFDESQKIKAISDALKKEGAWLLDFNKEVEQWQNRVNSLRIWDKENKWPNVSTDHLLATNAEWLSPYLSTIRKPEDLKKIDLKTVLQHHLNYELQNKLDKLAPERMEVPSGSNIKLNYQANGEPPVLAVRLQEVFGLLETPTVNRGNVKVLVHLLSPGFKAVQITGDLNSFWTNAYFDVKKEMKARYPKHHWPDNPLEAEPLRGVKRKTKD
- a CDS encoding polyprenyl synthetase family protein, which codes for MIKSKRILKVPQESFLRNKLRKETRLLAGSAKLLPPVSFEVLEQMADDLLKRLNISEEYIDFTIVLLGNESWRKTVEATPFNRRLLLLPQCLKDNSSCKGVFDELGLNCAGCKACPIDDILLKAEELGYATLVAEGTTVAIGLVEEGSIDAVIGVSCMPVLQRSFEPVSNAAVPVIGLPLMYDGCENTKIDIKWLLDEVKDFNPNPVFQPISTSGLKSKIEDFFTNGTIEKYFTGDGVTEKVAKEFMQIGGQRIRPLLAALAYQAYSNTEKDEILYPLSLIIECFHKASLIHDDIEDNADLRYNTETAHKKYGIPQAINAGDYLIGKGYKLLSELPVKGNLMVKGLQQISESHVKLTQGQGADIQFHSGRNKPNINETLQIFKHKTGEAIKVALLLGAILGEAEESELQILKHFSDLFGISYQIRDDLNEFREENQNEKIADFPFLTAMLNGQATEETFRSVSNFRKQILTHNLHTQAEAILDKHVQQCYAELDKLKNAKLRLSLYGILGKIFKPIGTNE
- a CDS encoding radical SAM protein, producing MLKQLLIKTDKKCLYKFVYNLGIKGAIGLTRFKKRLKKGEFFPAFHFISVTDDCNLNCQGCWVTGKTKNARMEPEMLDKIITQSKEKGSYFFGILGGEPLMYKPLFEVFRKHSDCYFQLFTNGTLLSPSVAAELRTLANVTPLISFEGDMEVADVRRGGNNVYEKAQQAIDNSTQAGLVTGVAMSVCKSNLELAFSEEFINSLIKRGVLYLWYYIYRPVGKDATIELALSKEEIEQLRSFLVEARTKYNIVIVDAYWDQNGKGLCPAASGLSHHINASGDIEPCPVIQFAANNVADGDLTTIYKNSKFLADFKAEIPLKTTGCVVMDDPQWIVNHVNKHGAKDSSGRGNEAERLKAMPKVPSHGSAKEIREKSWMYRFAKKNAFFGLGAYG
- a CDS encoding 4Fe-4S binding protein; this translates as MKKQNCLIYCNCGAGIIPNEKQNSLAESFKELNIDVFELHDICAFSLNEKEVLHNFEKQYDKKFIVACYPRAIQNIFKQNKITLANYEVLNFRELSTETIVENVQEKITEDTSDSNYEVLKSSLDVPAWYPIIDESRCTLCGQCARFCVFGVYKYNKKSLEVVNPLSCKNNCPACGRTCPASAIIFPRLPENSVLSGAEPGSKAESAKPEKKEGLFVLLNERNNARRNIFKQGVMQQAEAEKLKAIEEFKKGLEKK
- a CDS encoding dihydrofolate reductase family protein is translated as MTSKNYVFIAKSIDGYIADKNGGIDWLHSVPNPDGLDMGYNAFTEQIDALVMGRKTFDVVCGFEIPWPYTKPVFVVSNSLKTLPEEYKGKVELVNGALSEIVDKIHTKGFIQLYIDGGTLIQSFLKEDLIDEMILTTIPILLGGGYPLFGELEAPLEFEHVKSEVFLNAVTQDTYRRR
- a CDS encoding prenyltransferase/squalene oxidase repeat-containing protein, with protein sequence MSKGENIPVYRRLVQTTRVGFLALDTSVQNEIVEFIKSRQHTSGGFTDRAGNPDLYYSLFGLWLSLGTKQNEALDKLKKFAALSPEATSKSPVEDLARLLIQSELEPGTKKQSVFQLYKTVFKKGRLIELSYQFFLLSLVVDATGKNKSLYYFLARIWLFFYKPKGNIPCSLAAALVYARKIVGLRIADEQTDLLKYSKQSGGFRAFESVDTSDSLSTGVALFVLKECAYDLRIIAPGCLDFIQENYETGAFLSGDGDVTKDLEYTFYGLLALGSVLNSC